The following proteins are co-located in the Haloplanus sp. HW8-1 genome:
- a CDS encoding DUF2795 domain-containing protein: MAARPPQQDTSSPDAVEFGIAALVGHLDHAEVEYPASRDEIVRALGDPDIPYDGSGNSVALSEAMESLPERRFESESELLDLLHPVFEEYRVSTGGGLFGRLRALLPF, from the coding sequence ATGGCAGCCAGGCCGCCACAGCAGGACACGTCGTCACCGGATGCGGTCGAGTTCGGGATCGCCGCCCTGGTCGGCCACCTCGACCACGCGGAGGTGGAGTATCCCGCGAGTCGTGACGAAATCGTCCGGGCGCTTGGCGACCCCGACATTCCCTACGACGGATCGGGGAACTCGGTTGCCTTATCCGAGGCCATGGAGTCGCTTCCGGAACGACGATTCGAGTCCGAGTCGGAACTGCTCGATCTCCTCCACCCCGTGTTCGAGGAGTACCGCGTCTCGACGGGTGGGGGCCTGTTCGGGCGACTGCGGGCGCTCCTTCCGTTCTGA
- a CDS encoding DUF5779 family protein, translated as MSEFDLDLRNAEEQLEGGGDGGSEVVLGVLDGSTEPVEWIEAVEDGKILVLSVEGDLNRLAAGFAREVRDAGGTLMRFRGFLVVTPPGVGIDTDRLSDSSD; from the coding sequence ATGAGCGAGTTCGACCTCGACCTCCGCAACGCGGAGGAGCAACTCGAGGGCGGCGGCGACGGTGGATCCGAGGTCGTCCTCGGTGTCCTCGATGGGAGCACCGAGCCCGTCGAGTGGATCGAAGCCGTCGAGGACGGCAAGATCCTCGTGTTGAGTGTCGAGGGCGACCTGAACCGACTCGCCGCCGGCTTCGCCCGAGAGGTCAGGGACGCCGGCGGCACGCTGATGCGCTTTCGTGGCTTCCTCGTCGTGACGCCGCCCGGCGTCGGCATCGACACCGACCGCCTGTCCGATAGTAGCGATTGA
- a CDS encoding bactofilin family protein, with product MLPRTSPVGRRHLVRCLVVLLVLSAPVGIAAAESVRGAAGTVVVGADETVGDVEAVAGTIVIRGTVTGDVAGTAGTIHVTESGRVGGSVEAAAGTVRIDGTVDGSVNVGAGSLDVTETARIGGDLDAGAGYASIDGRIGGDVSVGAETVVLGPNARVAGDFEYDAETLTRDPGATVGGAVVENGTRGSASGGSGVLGSVVGAVYELLANLLLGVILLLAFPDFSAGVASRVGAAPLRTGGAGLLTLVGVPLVLLLVAVTLVGLPLAVVGAVAFAGLVWAGLVYGQYAVGVRMLSAVGREHRWLALVVGVGGVAVLGAVPVLGGLLELGVLLLGLGALAVGIRQAYRRHRGGRTERQAAPDEGFEDAPTT from the coding sequence ATGCTCCCCCGAACTTCCCCCGTCGGTCGCCGACACCTCGTTCGTTGTCTCGTCGTCTTGCTGGTGCTCTCCGCGCCGGTCGGCATCGCCGCGGCGGAGTCGGTGCGGGGTGCCGCCGGTACGGTGGTCGTCGGCGCGGACGAGACGGTCGGCGACGTGGAGGCAGTGGCGGGCACCATCGTGATCCGGGGGACGGTCACGGGCGACGTGGCCGGCACCGCCGGCACGATTCACGTCACCGAGTCCGGTCGGGTCGGCGGGAGCGTCGAAGCCGCGGCGGGCACTGTCCGCATCGACGGCACCGTCGACGGCAGTGTGAACGTCGGTGCCGGGTCCCTCGACGTGACCGAGACGGCACGGATCGGCGGTGACCTCGATGCGGGGGCGGGATACGCCTCCATCGACGGACGGATCGGCGGCGACGTGAGCGTCGGTGCCGAGACGGTCGTACTCGGGCCGAACGCCCGCGTCGCGGGGGACTTCGAGTACGATGCCGAGACGCTGACCCGCGATCCGGGGGCGACCGTGGGGGGAGCGGTCGTCGAGAACGGGACTCGCGGATCGGCGTCCGGGGGCAGCGGCGTCCTCGGCTCGGTGGTCGGCGCAGTCTACGAGTTGCTGGCGAACCTGTTGCTCGGCGTGATCCTGCTGCTTGCCTTTCCGGACTTCTCCGCCGGCGTGGCGTCGCGAGTCGGAGCGGCCCCCCTTCGCACCGGCGGAGCCGGCCTGCTGACCTTGGTCGGCGTCCCCCTCGTTTTACTTCTCGTCGCGGTCACGTTGGTTGGTCTCCCACTTGCCGTCGTCGGTGCAGTGGCTTTCGCCGGACTCGTGTGGGCCGGCCTGGTCTACGGACAGTACGCTGTCGGCGTGCGTATGCTCTCGGCGGTCGGTCGGGAACACCGGTGGCTTGCCCTCGTCGTCGGCGTGGGCGGGGTCGCCGTCCTCGGCGCGGTGCCGGTCCTCGGAGGCTTGCTCGAACTGGGTGTGCTCCTGCTCGGACTGGGTGCCCTCGCCGTGGGGATCCGACAAGCCTATCGGCGACACCGGGGCGGGCGGACGGAGCGCCAGGCCGCGCCCGACGAGGGGTTCGAGGACGCCCCGACGACGTAG
- a CDS encoding LeuA family protein, producing MGASSGRVQCLTTWRIRRMPRRIEFFQGTLARTGEIDGVRIFDTTLRDGEQSPRTSFSYDEKRDIAEVLDEMGTHVIEAGFPVNSDAEFEAVQDISNATDTTVCGLARVVDKDVEAALESGVELVHVFVSTSDVQLQDSMHASREEAVERAVACVERVKEAGVECMFSPMDATRTDDDFLVEMVEAVSEAGTDWINIPDTCGVATPTRFMDLVRMVRENTDAQVDVHAHDDFGLATANAIAGFEAGAAQAQVSVNGIGERAGNAAFEEVVMASEALYDVDTGIDTTRITELSRMVEDYSDIPNPPNKPVVGRNAFSHESGIHAAGVIENSDTFEPGVMTPEMVGATREFVLGKHTGTHSVRKRLEEIGYEPTDSEVRAVTRLVKDYGADKERVTMADLRRFARDENVTREEEVRA from the coding sequence GTGGGCGCTTCCTCTGGTAGAGTACAATGTCTAACGACATGGAGGATTCGTCGGATGCCCCGGCGGATCGAGTTCTTCCAGGGCACGTTGGCCCGCACCGGTGAAATCGACGGTGTACGAATTTTCGACACGACGCTACGAGACGGTGAGCAGTCGCCACGCACGTCGTTCAGTTACGACGAGAAGCGAGACATCGCCGAAGTACTCGACGAGATGGGCACACACGTCATTGAGGCGGGGTTCCCGGTCAACTCGGACGCGGAGTTCGAGGCCGTCCAGGACATCTCGAACGCCACCGACACGACGGTGTGTGGTCTCGCCCGTGTCGTCGACAAGGACGTCGAAGCGGCGCTTGAGTCGGGTGTGGAACTGGTCCACGTCTTCGTGAGCACGAGCGACGTGCAACTGCAGGACTCCATGCACGCCTCGCGCGAGGAGGCGGTCGAGCGCGCGGTCGCCTGCGTCGAACGCGTAAAGGAGGCGGGCGTGGAGTGTATGTTCTCGCCGATGGACGCCACCCGGACCGACGACGACTTCCTCGTCGAGATGGTCGAGGCGGTCAGCGAGGCTGGCACCGATTGGATCAACATTCCGGACACGTGTGGGGTGGCGACGCCGACGCGCTTCATGGATCTGGTGCGGATGGTCCGTGAGAACACCGACGCGCAGGTCGACGTGCACGCCCACGACGACTTCGGACTGGCGACGGCGAACGCCATCGCCGGCTTCGAGGCCGGCGCCGCACAGGCACAGGTGTCGGTCAACGGGATCGGAGAGCGTGCCGGCAACGCAGCCTTCGAGGAGGTCGTGATGGCCTCCGAGGCGCTGTACGACGTCGACACCGGGATCGACACCACCCGGATCACGGAGCTGTCCCGGATGGTCGAGGACTACAGCGACATCCCCAACCCACCGAACAAGCCCGTCGTGGGACGCAACGCCTTCTCCCACGAGAGCGGCATCCACGCCGCGGGCGTCATCGAGAACTCGGACACGTTCGAGCCGGGCGTGATGACCCCTGAGATGGTGGGTGCCACCCGGGAGTTCGTGCTGGGCAAGCATACTGGGACCCACTCGGTGCGCAAGCGCCTCGAGGAGATCGGTTACGAGCCGACCGACTCGGAGGTTCGGGCCGTCACCCGGCTGGTCAAAGACTACGGTGCCGACAAAGAGCGCGTCACGATGGCGGACCTGCGGCGGTTCGCTCGCGACGAGAACGTGACCCGCGAGGAGGAGGTCCGCGCCTGA
- a CDS encoding helix-turn-helix domain-containing protein, translated as MPYAKLTIGLPSAVWIGELSRAFPGTTFRVLSAVPSGDAGFGLLEIESEEMPAVLDGLEDRPGVGSLELMQRSGDTAIVQFETTEPLLLLSIQQSGAPIELPLTIRDGQAIIELTASRDRLSEFGRQLETFGMSYTLNRVYDASDPPDLLTPQQRTLLVTAVEMGYYDTPRESTLTDVAEEVDLAKSTASVTLHRAEERVVKEFVAERLDVTFDESPRATAE; from the coding sequence ATGCCATACGCCAAGCTCACCATCGGCCTGCCGTCGGCCGTCTGGATCGGCGAACTGTCGCGGGCGTTCCCCGGGACGACGTTCCGTGTGCTCTCGGCCGTACCGTCGGGGGATGCGGGCTTCGGCCTCCTCGAAATCGAGAGCGAGGAGATGCCCGCCGTCCTCGACGGACTGGAGGACCGACCCGGCGTCGGCTCGCTGGAACTGATGCAACGCTCCGGCGATACGGCCATCGTCCAGTTCGAGACGACCGAGCCACTTCTCCTGCTGTCGATTCAGCAGTCGGGCGCGCCGATAGAACTCCCTCTGACCATCCGGGACGGGCAGGCCATCATCGAACTCACCGCCTCGCGCGACCGCCTCTCGGAGTTCGGTCGCCAACTGGAGACGTTCGGCATGTCCTACACCCTCAACCGGGTGTACGACGCCTCGGACCCACCGGACCTGCTCACCCCCCAGCAGCGGACTTTGCTGGTGACGGCCGTCGAGATGGGATACTACGACACGCCGCGCGAGAGCACCCTGACCGACGTCGCCGAGGAGGTGGACTTGGCGAAGTCGACGGCGAGCGTCACGCTCCATCGGGCCGAAGAGCGGGTCGTCAAGGAGTTCGTCGCCGAGCGGCTGGACGTGACGTTCGACGAGTCGCCGCGCGCGACGGCGGAGTGA
- a CDS encoding cupin domain-containing protein, whose translation MPRIDFDAERDYDDDRFTAVGAFRSDRAKVICAYFEPGQFIPVHAPGSDLVVSIRAGTGRVRDGDTDHRVEPGDVIVVPADTERGIRADDGSRLEALVVTAPPPTDAEHELVRRGLRRGEFDPA comes from the coding sequence ATGCCACGCATCGACTTCGACGCGGAACGCGACTACGACGACGACCGATTCACCGCCGTCGGCGCCTTCCGGAGCGACCGGGCGAAGGTGATCTGTGCCTACTTCGAACCCGGACAGTTCATTCCGGTCCACGCCCCGGGAAGCGATCTCGTCGTCTCGATCAGAGCGGGCACGGGACGCGTCCGCGATGGCGACACCGACCACCGGGTCGAGCCCGGGGACGTGATCGTCGTCCCGGCCGACACCGAGCGCGGAATCAGGGCCGACGACGGATCGCGACTGGAGGCGCTCGTCGTGACCGCGCCGCCGCCCACGGATGCCGAACACGAACTCGTCCGTCGGGGCCTCCGCCGCGGCGAGTTCGACCCCGCGTGA
- a CDS encoding VOC family protein, with amino-acid sequence MLDRVTHLTLEVADLDAARAFYAERFGLTAAETSAREVLFPVGETELRLRRPDGVPRGGLHTHFAFTVAPGTGPGWRARLADLDPETATFGESASLYVDDPDGNCVEIWGLDPDAGRDPGTDPGSPTGIFEVVLEVADLDDAVERFVALGFEPVDRGTSRRRSRLCGPVDVELWEPQLGIADARGGVHVDLGFETVVPEAAAEAVAAWTTVRVDLDDGVRIRDADGHWLTFRRYSSD; translated from the coding sequence GTGCTCGATCGGGTGACTCACTTGACCCTGGAGGTGGCGGATCTCGACGCCGCGCGGGCGTTCTACGCCGAACGGTTCGGGCTGACCGCCGCCGAGACGTCGGCTCGGGAGGTCCTCTTTCCGGTCGGCGAGACGGAGCTACGACTACGGCGACCGGACGGCGTCCCGCGGGGTGGCCTCCACACGCACTTCGCGTTCACCGTGGCCCCCGGCACCGGGCCGGGCTGGCGGGCGCGGTTGGCCGACCTCGACCCCGAGACGGCCACCTTCGGCGAGTCGGCGTCGCTGTACGTCGACGATCCCGACGGCAACTGCGTGGAGATCTGGGGACTCGACCCCGACGCCGGGCGCGATCCGGGGACCGATCCGGGCTCGCCGACGGGGATCTTCGAGGTGGTGCTCGAAGTGGCCGACCTCGACGACGCCGTCGAGCGATTCGTTGCCCTGGGGTTCGAACCGGTGGACCGGGGAACCTCGCGCCGGCGTAGCCGGCTGTGCGGCCCCGTGGACGTCGAACTCTGGGAGCCACAGCTGGGGATCGCCGACGCCCGGGGCGGGGTTCACGTCGACCTGGGCTTCGAGACGGTCGTCCCCGAGGCGGCCGCGGAGGCGGTCGCGGCGTGGACGACGGTCCGCGTCGACCTCGACGACGGGGTCCGGATCCGTGACGCCGACGGCCACTGGCTCACGTTCCGGCGCTATAGTAGCGATTGA
- a CDS encoding ribbon-helix-helix domain-containing protein, with product MTEYTTVSIPKELGDRVEETIEGTSFSSTSDLVRFLLRSIVIQHQRSGELTEAEFEEIADQLADLGYLD from the coding sequence ATGACCGAGTATACGACGGTCTCGATTCCGAAGGAACTCGGCGACCGTGTCGAGGAGACCATCGAGGGAACCAGTTTCTCCAGCACGAGCGATCTGGTTCGCTTCCTGCTCCGGAGCATCGTCATCCAGCACCAGCGTAGCGGCGAACTGACCGAAGCGGAGTTCGAGGAGATCGCCGACCAACTGGCCGACCTCGGATATCTCGACTGA